In Hoeflea ulvae, one genomic interval encodes:
- a CDS encoding Na+/H+ antiporter subunit C — protein sequence MESLLAILVGALFTVAIYLFLSKHIIRILMGAAILGNAVNLLIFTAGRVTREVPPIIPASADALSDAAANPLPQALILTAIVISFSFFAFLLVLGYRAFQELETDSSDEMRVAEPVGEQSPPAGY from the coding sequence ATGGAATCCCTGTTAGCCATTCTGGTCGGCGCGCTGTTTACCGTTGCCATCTATCTGTTCCTGTCCAAGCACATCATCCGCATCCTGATGGGCGCGGCGATCCTGGGCAACGCCGTCAATCTGCTGATCTTCACCGCCGGGCGGGTGACGCGCGAAGTGCCGCCGATCATCCCCGCCAGTGCCGATGCGCTCAGCGATGCCGCCGCCAATCCCCTGCCGCAGGCGCTGATCCTGACGGCGATCGTGATTTCATTTTCATTCTTCGCGTTTTTGCTGGTGCTGGGTTACCGCGCCTTCCAGGAACTTGAAACCGACAGTTCCGACGAGATGCGTGTAGCCGAACCGGTGGGCGAGCAGTCGCCGCCGGCCGGCTACTGA
- a CDS encoding MucR family transcriptional regulator — translation MNEANKDNGADLLIELTAEIVAAYVSNNSVAVNDLPGVITQVHAALGGATLPVEEVVEKQKPAVSVRRSIQNDYLICLEDGQKFKSLKRHLMTHYGLTPEQYREKWELPADYPMVAPAYAEARSRLAKEMGLGQKRKRAA, via the coding sequence ATGAATGAAGCAAACAAAGACAATGGTGCTGATCTGCTCATTGAGCTGACAGCAGAAATCGTTGCGGCCTATGTCAGCAACAATTCCGTTGCCGTAAATGATCTGCCAGGCGTGATCACCCAGGTGCATGCTGCACTTGGTGGCGCCACGCTGCCGGTGGAAGAAGTTGTCGAAAAGCAGAAGCCGGCTGTTTCGGTCCGTCGTTCGATCCAGAACGACTACCTGATCTGCCTGGAAGACGGCCAGAAGTTCAAGTCGCTCAAGCGTCACCTGATGACCCACTACGGTCTGACACCTGAGCAGTATCGCGAAAAGTGGGAACTTCCTGCCGACTACCCGATGGTTGCTCCGGCCTATGCCGAAGCACGGTCGCGCCTCGCCAAGGAAATGGGCCTGGGCCAGAAGCGCAAGCGCGCTGCCTGA
- a CDS encoding SufE family protein, which translates to MASLQTIIDDFEYLDDWEDRYRYLIEIGKALPDMPESEHTDANKVKGCASQVWLVAETGPGEPGDPVMIYRGDSDAHIVRGLVAIVLAATSGEKASVVEQLDEGELLTRLGLGEHLSPQRANGLRSMVMRIKAHAAAARAAA; encoded by the coding sequence ATGGCTTCGCTGCAGACCATCATTGACGATTTTGAGTATCTCGACGACTGGGAAGACCGCTACCGCTATCTCATCGAGATCGGCAAGGCGTTGCCGGACATGCCCGAATCCGAACACACCGACGCCAACAAGGTGAAGGGCTGCGCCAGCCAGGTCTGGCTGGTGGCGGAAACCGGACCGGGCGAACCCGGCGATCCGGTGATGATCTATCGCGGCGATTCCGATGCGCATATCGTGCGCGGGCTGGTCGCCATCGTGCTGGCGGCGACCTCGGGCGAGAAAGCCTCCGTGGTGGAGCAGCTCGACGAGGGCGAATTGCTGACCCGGCTGGGTCTGGGCGAGCACCTGTCGCCGCAGCGCGCCAACGGCCTGCGCTCGATGGTGATGCGCATCAAGGCCCACGCCGCGGCGGCACGGGCGGCGGCGTAG
- a CDS encoding Na+/H+ antiporter subunit D, with protein sequence MAGTSKVLEDFSDVYAPGPLALADWLIVAPVVWCILVGSVLLMLRKRTDVQPLIAIPALGVLALMTLGLLAHVVEGGTVTMTMGRWLPPFGISFTVDLLGAFFAATSSLVALAAGIYGRSDVDESGRRYGFYPFLMLIMAGILGAFLTGDIFNLYVWFEVLLISSFGLLVLGSERKQLDGAVKYAFLNLIATTLFLVATGYLYGLFGTLNMADIAIKASELRGTAPLMTLVTLYLLAFAMKAAAFPVNFWLPASYHTPRLVVSGLFAGLLTKVGVYALLRILGMLFPFERQELSFLIAIVAALTMILGVLGALAQNDIRRALGFLVISGIGVMLSGLALGSPAGLSGAILYAAHSMVVMTALYFAAGLGARLGGGFELSSAGGVYAQNAAMAGLTLMLFFSVAGLPPFSGLWPKIMLVKASLDVGAWWLAGSILVTGFLTTITVGRIWVLAYWRPAPDTGTAAAVSPLPVGATAALFGLVVITTAFGVWPEPVMALAQEAARGLLDPSAYVLSVFPAEASQ encoded by the coding sequence ATGGCTGGAACAAGCAAGGTCCTCGAGGACTTCTCCGACGTCTATGCGCCCGGTCCGCTGGCGCTCGCCGACTGGCTGATCGTCGCGCCGGTGGTCTGGTGCATTCTGGTCGGCTCGGTTCTGCTGATGCTGCGCAAGCGCACCGATGTGCAGCCATTGATCGCCATTCCGGCGCTGGGTGTGCTCGCCCTGATGACGCTGGGACTGCTCGCCCATGTCGTCGAGGGCGGCACGGTGACCATGACCATGGGCCGCTGGCTGCCGCCCTTCGGCATCTCCTTCACCGTCGATCTGCTCGGCGCCTTCTTTGCCGCCACCTCGTCGCTGGTCGCGCTCGCCGCCGGCATTTATGGCCGCAGCGATGTCGACGAATCGGGCCGCCGCTACGGCTTCTACCCGTTCCTGATGCTGATCATGGCCGGCATCCTCGGCGCCTTTCTCACCGGTGACATCTTCAATCTCTATGTCTGGTTCGAGGTGCTGCTGATCTCGTCCTTCGGGCTGCTGGTTCTCGGCTCGGAGCGCAAGCAGCTTGACGGCGCGGTCAAATATGCCTTTCTCAACTTGATCGCCACGACGCTGTTCCTGGTCGCCACCGGCTATCTCTACGGCCTGTTCGGCACGCTCAACATGGCCGACATCGCCATCAAGGCGTCCGAACTGCGCGGCACCGCGCCGCTGATGACGCTGGTGACGCTGTATCTGCTCGCCTTCGCCATGAAGGCGGCGGCATTCCCGGTCAATTTCTGGCTGCCGGCCTCCTACCACACGCCGCGCCTGGTGGTGTCGGGCCTGTTTGCCGGCCTGCTCACCAAGGTCGGTGTCTATGCGCTGCTGCGCATTCTGGGCATGCTGTTTCCCTTCGAGCGCCAGGAGCTGTCCTTTCTCATCGCCATCGTTGCGGCGCTGACCATGATTCTCGGCGTGCTGGGTGCACTGGCGCAAAACGACATCCGCCGCGCCCTCGGCTTCCTGGTGATTTCCGGCATCGGCGTGATGCTGTCCGGCCTGGCGCTGGGCAGTCCGGCAGGCCTTTCCGGTGCGATTCTCTACGCCGCCCATTCCATGGTGGTGATGACCGCGCTGTATTTTGCTGCCGGACTCGGCGCGCGCCTGGGCGGCGGCTTCGAGCTCAGCTCGGCCGGTGGCGTCTATGCGCAGAACGCGGCCATGGCCGGCCTGACGCTGATGCTGTTCTTCTCGGTCGCGGGCCTGCCGCCATTCTCCGGCCTCTGGCCCAAGATCATGCTGGTCAAGGCCTCGCTCGATGTCGGCGCCTGGTGGCTGGCCGGCTCGATCCTGGTCACCGGGTTCCTGACCACCATCACCGTCGGCCGCATCTGGGTGCTGGCCTATTGGCGCCCCGCGCCGGATACCGGGACCGCGGCTGCCGTCAGCCCGCTGCCGGTCGGCGCAACCGCTGCGCTGTTCGGTCTGGTCGTCATCACCACCGCCTTCGGCGTCTGGCCGGAGCCGGTGATGGCGCTGGCCCAGGAGGCGGCCCGCGGCCTGCTTGATCCGTCTGCCTATGTGCTGTCGGTGTTTCCCGCGGAGGCGTCGCAATGA
- a CDS encoding Na+/H+ antiporter subunit E, with amino-acid sequence MSLFLVNVLLALAWSAVTGSFTFMNFVFGFVLAIFALSLIREQVGSTGYFSRARRVISLLVLFLYELVLSSWKVAVMVLSPRMDLKPGIFAYPLRVDRDFEITILANLITLTPGTLSVDVSEDRRTLYVHALDASDPDATRRDIAEGFERKIMEAFR; translated from the coding sequence ATGAGCCTGTTCCTGGTCAATGTATTGCTGGCACTGGCCTGGTCGGCCGTCACCGGCTCGTTCACATTCATGAATTTCGTGTTCGGCTTCGTTCTGGCGATCTTCGCCCTTTCGCTGATTCGCGAACAGGTCGGCTCCACCGGCTATTTCTCCCGCGCCCGGCGGGTGATTTCGCTGCTGGTGCTGTTCCTTTACGAACTGGTGCTGTCATCGTGGAAGGTGGCGGTGATGGTGCTGTCGCCGCGCATGGATCTCAAGCCCGGCATCTTCGCCTATCCGCTGCGGGTCGACCGTGATTTCGAGATCACCATTCTCGCCAATTTGATCACGCTGACGCCGGGCACCCTGTCGGTCGATGTGTCGGAAGACCGCCGCACCCTCTACGTCCACGCGCTTGACGCATCCGACCCCGACGCCACGCGGCGCGACATTGCCGAAGGTTTCGAGCGCAAGATCATGGAGGCGTTCCGATGA
- a CDS encoding sensor histidine kinase: MTKLDDLIDKMRLAGRQTAQSWLGPAALEADAEDRRVGAMTACLSSAILAPMLAVPVLLTAFSWPQAIAGALVAAAMPIAAAGVLSSTSSLRITGRISLAAAAAALATLAVLTGGLASPFLPLLALLPLEAAIYSSRPSGLALGAAAACLALALVAVAGQTGLAGAAPASGFLATGLSLGLYALVRGLAFALARPAAAKPAPVASVETVLVQDLAILDMFPGLVTRHNSRGDVTHVAGADQTDFIIRIGGFSGKGYVNHIHVADRIGFLDAIDCLRRGERRQQVELRFDCVGQESQFVHVAVSLQAEQDADGNFLGFIAQTRDISAEIADRLHADEIVEVAETANAAKTCFLAAVSHELRTPLNAILGFSDILAREYFGTFNDERQREYVALIHQSGEHLLSLVNTMLDMSKIDSGRYEVFVEPFQIGEVVDSCDAMLRLQATNRGVTLTRRLARGAGEVIADKGAMQQILINLVGNSIKFTEAGGVINVDVAVNDERLTLVVSDTGIGIPADKLARIGEPFVQAQDGLGRHYEGTGLGLSLVKGLVALHGGTFAIASTEGEGTVVTIDLPADGSGANRTPVETTAVAVAFPPVLPRPAIRNAQYRNEDHVETARSA; the protein is encoded by the coding sequence GTGACAAAATTGGATGATCTCATCGACAAAATGCGGCTTGCGGGCCGCCAGACGGCCCAATCCTGGTTGGGCCCGGCTGCGCTTGAGGCTGATGCTGAGGACCGTCGTGTCGGTGCCATGACGGCATGCCTGTCGAGCGCGATCCTGGCCCCGATGCTTGCCGTACCGGTCCTGTTGACGGCGTTTTCCTGGCCGCAGGCGATTGCCGGCGCGCTGGTGGCTGCTGCCATGCCGATCGCCGCAGCCGGCGTTTTGTCGTCAACCTCGTCACTGCGGATCACCGGCCGCATTTCGCTTGCCGCCGCTGCCGCAGCCCTTGCCACACTCGCCGTGCTGACCGGCGGCCTGGCCTCTCCCTTCCTGCCATTACTGGCGCTGCTGCCGCTGGAAGCCGCGATATATTCGAGCAGGCCATCGGGTCTGGCTCTGGGCGCCGCTGCCGCCTGCCTGGCGCTGGCTTTGGTTGCTGTCGCCGGCCAGACCGGTCTTGCCGGGGCTGCTCCGGCTTCGGGCTTTCTGGCCACCGGCCTGTCGCTGGGTCTTTATGCCTTGGTCCGCGGACTGGCCTTTGCGCTGGCGCGGCCTGCCGCTGCAAAACCCGCGCCCGTCGCAAGCGTGGAGACGGTGCTGGTTCAGGATCTGGCCATTCTCGACATGTTTCCCGGCCTGGTGACGCGGCACAACAGCCGCGGCGACGTCACCCATGTCGCCGGTGCCGACCAGACGGATTTCATCATCCGCATCGGCGGCTTTTCCGGCAAGGGCTATGTCAACCACATCCATGTCGCCGACCGGATCGGCTTTCTCGACGCCATCGATTGCCTGCGCCGCGGCGAACGGCGCCAGCAGGTCGAACTGCGCTTCGATTGCGTCGGGCAGGAGTCCCAGTTCGTTCATGTCGCCGTTTCGCTGCAGGCGGAGCAGGATGCCGACGGCAATTTTTTAGGCTTCATTGCCCAGACCCGCGACATCTCAGCCGAGATCGCCGACCGGCTGCATGCCGACGAGATCGTCGAAGTGGCCGAAACCGCCAACGCCGCCAAGACCTGCTTTCTCGCCGCCGTCAGTCACGAATTGCGCACACCGCTCAATGCCATTCTCGGCTTCTCCGACATTCTCGCGCGGGAATATTTCGGTACCTTCAATGATGAGCGCCAGCGCGAATATGTGGCGCTGATCCACCAGTCGGGCGAACACCTGCTCAGCCTGGTCAACACCATGCTCGACATGTCGAAGATCGATTCGGGCCGCTACGAGGTCTTTGTCGAGCCGTTCCAGATCGGAGAGGTGGTCGACAGCTGTGACGCCATGCTGCGTCTGCAGGCGACCAATCGCGGCGTCACGCTCACCCGCCGCCTGGCCCGCGGCGCCGGCGAAGTCATTGCCGACAAGGGCGCCATGCAGCAGATCCTCATCAACCTGGTCGGCAATTCGATCAAGTTCACCGAAGCCGGCGGCGTCATCAATGTCGATGTCGCGGTCAATGACGAGCGGCTGACGCTGGTTGTCAGCGACACCGGCATCGGCATCCCGGCGGACAAGCTGGCCCGCATCGGCGAACCCTTCGTGCAGGCGCAGGACGGGCTTGGCCGGCATTATGAGGGCACCGGGCTCGGCCTGTCGCTGGTCAAGGGCCTCGTTGCCCTGCATGGTGGCACATTCGCCATTGCCAGCACCGAAGGCGAGGGCACCGTGGTGACCATCGATCTGCCTGCAGATGGATCGGGCGCCAACCGCACGCCGGTGGAGACGACCGCTGTCGCGGTGGCCTTCCCGCCGGTCCTGCCACGACCCGCAATCAGAAATGCACAATACAGGAATGAAGACCATGTCGAGACAGCGCGCAGCGCCTGA
- a CDS encoding Na(+)/H(+) antiporter subunit B, with translation MRTVIFRSIAPYLTSLMMLFSVFVLLRGHNEPGGGFIGGLIAASALAIYGIACGVAPVRRAIYFHPMAIAAFGLFMAAMAGVLSIFAGVPYMSGIWIYPDFFGVELALSTVLVFDVGVYLVVVGAISSIALALEERDRD, from the coding sequence ATGCGCACAGTCATTTTCCGCTCGATTGCGCCCTATCTCACCAGCCTGATGATGCTGTTTTCGGTCTTCGTGCTGCTGCGCGGTCACAACGAACCCGGCGGCGGCTTCATCGGCGGCCTGATCGCGGCCTCCGCACTGGCGATCTACGGTATCGCCTGCGGTGTGGCGCCGGTGCGCCGGGCGATCTATTTCCACCCGATGGCGATTGCCGCCTTCGGCCTGTTCATGGCGGCGATGGCCGGCGTGCTGTCGATCTTTGCCGGCGTGCCCTACATGTCGGGCATCTGGATCTACCCGGATTTCTTCGGGGTGGAACTGGCCCTGTCGACGGTGCTGGTCTTTGATGTCGGGGTCTATCTCGTCGTCGTCGGCGCGATCAGTTCCATTGCCCTGGCGCTGGAAGAAAGGGATCGCGACTGA
- a CDS encoding DUF6456 domain-containing protein, with translation MTRSEAYASRKALAGLVGFLVRGPATGPGLSILSATARLELEREDGARRKVEARLLKLALERGLLVADKAGELPSACHVYAPSPEGRAALRRWLCDPGSAFQDQHRTLQSRSDPDLGRLTVNILESPLAALARIKAGDGRPFLDPAHVEAGERLRLDFTRGQMQAALGQSWEPVHIKRQSGASGGGADITDTAMAARVRVERALSEVGPELSGVLLDVCCFLKGLAQVERERQWPARSAKLMLRTGLAALARHYRMTVGGSTPPPVPPRRGP, from the coding sequence ATGACGCGTTCTGAAGCGTATGCGTCGCGCAAGGCGCTGGCGGGACTTGTCGGCTTTCTCGTCCGCGGCCCGGCCACCGGCCCCGGCCTCAGCATACTGTCAGCAACCGCCCGGCTGGAGCTTGAGCGCGAGGATGGCGCCCGGCGCAAGGTCGAGGCGCGGCTGCTGAAGCTGGCGCTGGAGCGCGGCCTGCTGGTGGCCGACAAGGCAGGGGAGCTGCCGTCCGCCTGCCATGTCTATGCGCCATCGCCTGAGGGCAGGGCGGCGCTCAGGCGCTGGCTCTGCGACCCCGGCAGCGCCTTCCAGGACCAGCACCGGACCCTGCAATCGCGGTCCGACCCGGATCTGGGCCGGCTGACCGTCAACATCCTGGAATCGCCGCTTGCCGCACTGGCACGGATCAAGGCCGGGGACGGGCGCCCGTTTCTCGATCCCGCCCATGTCGAGGCCGGGGAGCGGCTGCGGCTGGATTTCACCCGCGGTCAGATGCAGGCCGCACTCGGCCAGAGTTGGGAGCCGGTGCACATCAAGCGGCAATCCGGTGCCTCGGGCGGCGGCGCCGACATCACCGACACGGCCATGGCGGCGCGCGTGCGGGTCGAACGGGCGCTCTCAGAAGTCGGGCCGGAACTGTCCGGCGTGCTTCTCGATGTGTGCTGTTTTCTCAAGGGACTGGCCCAGGTCGAGCGCGAACGGCAATGGCCGGCACGCTCTGCCAAGCTGATGCTGCGCACCGGGCTGGCCGCCCTTGCCCGGCATTACCGCATGACCGTTGGCGGTTCTACGCCGCCGCCCGTGCCGCCGCGGCGTGGGCCTTGA
- a CDS encoding DUF5330 domain-containing protein — MWFLIKGSFWFSLVLIALPFLDTESGNALDEAPPLEVGQSMAAAAEAFADIKQICVRKPDICETGSETFAALGLRAKEGARIAYRFLDTKFSDGEPDLVTGSLPETN, encoded by the coding sequence ATGTGGTTTTTGATAAAGGGAAGTTTCTGGTTTTCACTCGTGCTGATCGCGCTACCGTTCCTCGACACAGAATCGGGCAATGCGCTTGACGAGGCGCCGCCGCTGGAAGTCGGCCAGTCGATGGCCGCAGCCGCCGAAGCCTTTGCCGACATCAAGCAGATCTGCGTGCGCAAGCCCGACATCTGCGAAACCGGCAGCGAGACCTTCGCCGCTCTCGGCCTGCGCGCCAAGGAAGGCGCGCGCATCGCCTACCGGTTTCTCGACACCAAATTTTCCGACGGCGAGCCTGATCTGGTGACCGGCTCCCTGCCCGAGACGAACTGA
- the mnhG gene encoding monovalent cation/H(+) antiporter subunit G produces the protein MNDIATLISATLLVVGSAFALVASIGLLRLPDLYTRMHAASKAGTMGSCLMLIALAIHTSDVGTMSRALAGVVFFLLTAPVSSHLLAKAAYSVGYRLHSSSVRDEMSSASQE, from the coding sequence ATGAATGATATTGCGACATTGATTTCTGCGACGTTGCTGGTTGTCGGCTCGGCCTTTGCGCTGGTTGCCTCGATCGGTTTGTTGCGGCTTCCGGATCTGTACACGCGCATGCACGCGGCGTCGAAGGCTGGCACCATGGGGTCTTGCCTGATGCTGATTGCGCTGGCGATTCACACTTCCGATGTCGGAACCATGTCCCGGGCACTGGCCGGAGTTGTGTTTTTTCTGCTGACGGCGCCGGTCTCGTCGCATCTTTTGGCAAAGGCCGCCTATTCTGTAGGCTATCGATTGCACTCGTCATCGGTCAGAGATGAAATGAGTAGCGCCAGTCAAGAATAG
- a CDS encoding putative monovalent cation/H+ antiporter subunit A: MSAVAPGTTFIVLMLPFLAALVAPWLTRRLGHNAAWILALAPLAIFLHFLGFAGAVADGGIVTGGYKWVPSFNISFSWLIDGLSLTFALLISGIGAMIMLYSGGYLKGHVQLGRFFSFMLMFMGAMLGVVISDSFLMLFVYWELTSITSFLLIGFDHTREASRRAAIQALVVTGGGGLALLAGLLVIWNITGVSQISLLLSYGDELRNSPFYLLALFLVLGGAFSKSAQFPLHFWLPNAMEAPTPVSAYLHSATMVKAGVYLLMRLNPVLGDTVWWETILPLFGGTTLIVGTLLAIRQTDLKLMLAYTTVSSLGLLVLLTGFGSEHAIAAAVLYLVAHSLFKGALFMVAGLIDHEAGTRDVTRLGGLRKAMPITFIAAMAAAISMAGLPPFVGFLAKEEIYYALWATNPWSLAFVAVAIVGNGLMFVIGFAVAIKPFFGPVVKTPKAAHEGPVLLWLGPLTLGIAALAAALLSPLTHRFISAPMASAVAGKSELVTISLVPHFGAPLLLSLVTIVFGVIAYRMLDRLRAGMVSLLAAIGWGPDRGFDQFIFGLVRLSVKITRVVQPGRLEIYMIVTFLMIAAALIVPMAWYGEWPSMPVWPTDVQFHELVVFAIVLIGLLAVIYARDRLTAIVSLGIQGFAVALIFMLFGAPDLSFTQFMVETLAVVILALIMTRLRLTSADHRPTGEKAIDMTVALACGGGFMLYLLSVTQQPFNTELSDFFSAYSKVVAHGANVVNVIIVDFRGTDTLGEIAVVMVTGLAILSLIRIRTPRVPVADNDPDRNGGGQ, translated from the coding sequence ATGAGCGCAGTTGCGCCTGGAACGACTTTTATTGTGTTGATGCTGCCGTTTCTGGCGGCGTTGGTCGCGCCGTGGCTGACGCGTCGTCTCGGCCACAATGCGGCCTGGATCCTGGCGCTGGCGCCGCTGGCGATTTTCTTGCATTTCCTCGGTTTTGCCGGCGCTGTTGCTGACGGCGGGATCGTCACCGGCGGCTACAAATGGGTGCCCTCCTTCAATATCAGCTTCTCCTGGCTGATCGATGGTCTGTCGCTGACCTTCGCGTTGCTGATTTCCGGTATCGGCGCGATGATCATGCTCTATTCCGGCGGCTATCTCAAAGGCCATGTCCAGCTTGGCCGCTTCTTCTCCTTCATGCTGATGTTCATGGGCGCCATGCTCGGCGTGGTGATTTCCGACAGCTTCCTGATGCTGTTTGTCTATTGGGAGCTGACTTCGATCACCTCCTTCCTGCTCATCGGATTCGACCACACCCGCGAGGCCTCGCGCCGCGCCGCCATCCAGGCGCTGGTGGTCACCGGCGGCGGCGGACTGGCGCTGCTGGCGGGCCTGCTGGTGATCTGGAACATCACCGGCGTCAGCCAGATTTCGCTGCTGCTGAGTTACGGCGACGAATTGCGCAACAGCCCGTTCTACCTGCTGGCGCTGTTTCTGGTGCTGGGCGGCGCGTTTTCCAAGTCGGCCCAGTTCCCGCTGCATTTCTGGTTGCCCAACGCCATGGAAGCGCCGACCCCGGTCTCGGCCTATCTGCACTCCGCCACCATGGTCAAGGCCGGCGTCTATCTGCTGATGCGGCTCAATCCGGTGCTGGGCGACACTGTCTGGTGGGAAACCATCCTGCCGCTGTTTGGTGGCACCACGCTGATCGTCGGCACGCTGCTCGCCATCCGCCAGACCGATCTAAAGCTGATGCTGGCCTATACCACCGTGTCCTCGCTCGGCCTGCTGGTGCTGCTGACCGGTTTTGGCAGCGAGCACGCCATTGCCGCCGCCGTGCTCTATCTGGTGGCGCATTCGCTGTTCAAGGGCGCGCTGTTCATGGTCGCCGGCCTGATCGACCATGAGGCCGGCACCCGTGACGTGACCCGGCTGGGCGGCCTGCGCAAGGCGATGCCGATCACCTTCATCGCCGCCATGGCCGCAGCCATCTCGATGGCCGGCCTGCCGCCCTTCGTCGGCTTCCTCGCCAAGGAGGAAATCTACTACGCGCTCTGGGCCACCAATCCCTGGTCGCTGGCCTTTGTCGCCGTCGCCATTGTCGGCAATGGGCTGATGTTCGTGATCGGCTTTGCCGTCGCCATCAAGCCGTTCTTCGGGCCCGTGGTCAAAACCCCGAAAGCGGCCCATGAGGGTCCGGTGCTGCTGTGGCTGGGGCCGTTGACGCTCGGTATCGCGGCCCTGGCCGCGGCGCTGCTGTCGCCGCTGACCCACCGTTTCATTTCCGCGCCGATGGCAAGTGCCGTGGCCGGCAAATCCGAGCTGGTCACCATCTCGCTGGTCCCGCATTTCGGCGCGCCGCTGCTGCTGTCGCTGGTCACCATAGTCTTCGGCGTCATCGCCTACCGCATGCTTGACCGCCTGCGCGCGGGCATGGTCTCGCTGCTTGCGGCCATCGGCTGGGGCCCGGACCGCGGCTTCGACCAGTTCATTTTCGGCCTGGTTCGCCTGTCGGTCAAAATCACCCGCGTGGTCCAGCCCGGACGGCTGGAGATCTACATGATCGTCACCTTCCTGATGATTGCCGCGGCCCTGATCGTGCCGATGGCCTGGTATGGCGAATGGCCTTCGATGCCGGTCTGGCCCACCGATGTGCAGTTTCATGAGCTGGTGGTCTTCGCCATCGTGCTGATCGGGCTGCTCGCGGTGATCTATGCCCGTGACCGGCTCACCGCGATCGTGTCGCTCGGCATCCAGGGCTTTGCCGTGGCGCTGATCTTCATGCTGTTTGGCGCACCCGACCTGTCATTCACCCAGTTCATGGTCGAAACCCTGGCCGTCGTCATCCTCGCGCTGATCATGACAAGGTTGCGGCTGACCTCGGCCGACCATCGCCCCACCGGCGAAAAGGCCATCGACATGACCGTGGCGCTGGCCTGCGGCGGCGGCTTCATGCTCTATCTGCTGTCCGTCACCCAGCAGCCGTTCAACACCGAGCTGAGCGACTTCTTCTCGGCCTATTCGAAGGTCGTCGCCCACGGCGCCAATGTCGTCAATGTCATCATCGTGGATTTCCGCGGCACGGATACGCTGGGCGAGATCGCAGTCGTCATGGTCACCGGTCTCGCCATCCTGTCGCTGATCCGCATCCGCACGCCGCGTGTGCCGGTTGCCGACAATGATCCCGACCGCAACGGCGGAGGGCAGTAA
- a CDS encoding helix-turn-helix domain-containing protein — protein sequence MTETPSIPSRCAGAVAPRGRMLALPPACLLCDGNRVGHSLSAIAAMAARRPDGLTVRSDRSPVTRSGRRRQAAARRIDPVDVLSCRIVGRLVTELFSAACAAELPAIATRRRPQCHRRQIAMYLSHVVLSVPFGSIALAFGRDRTTVMHACSVTEDRRDDAGYDRFVEMCERCVDAVFAPIGADHDAF from the coding sequence ATGACAGAAACCCCCTCGATCCCCTCCCGATGCGCGGGTGCTGTAGCGCCACGCGGCAGGATGCTCGCTCTCCCGCCGGCATGCCTGCTGTGCGACGGCAACCGCGTCGGCCACAGCCTCTCGGCGATCGCCGCCATGGCCGCGCGCCGGCCCGACGGTCTCACGGTCCGGTCCGACCGCAGCCCCGTCACGCGGAGCGGGCGGCGGCGGCAGGCTGCGGCACGGCGGATCGATCCGGTGGATGTGCTGAGCTGCCGCATCGTCGGACGGCTGGTCACCGAACTGTTTTCCGCTGCCTGCGCGGCGGAGCTGCCGGCAATCGCCACCCGGCGCCGGCCGCAGTGCCACCGGCGGCAGATCGCCATGTATCTCTCCCATGTGGTGCTGTCGGTGCCCTTTGGCAGCATCGCGCTGGCCTTTGGCCGCGACCGCACCACGGTGATGCATGCCTGTTCGGTGACCGAGGACCGCCGCGACGATGCCGGCTATGACCGCTTTGTCGAGATGTGCGAGCGCTGTGTCGACGCGGTCTTTGCGCCGATTGGAGCCGATCATGACGCGTTCTGA